In the genome of Thermoproteus tenax Kra 1, the window ACTTCGTGGACGAAGACCCAGAGAGCTGCCGCATCATGGCGTCGCTCTTGTGCGACTATGCAGACGCAGTGAAGGCGGCCCTCATTGAGTTCAGAAGGGGGCTGGAGATGCCGGAGGGATGCAGAGCTGAGGGCGCCGTAATTCCGCCTAAGGATTTGGGCGACGAGCGGGGCTTGGACGAGCTAAAGGACAGCATAGGCGATGCGGGCGCGGCCCTCCTCTACGGGCTGGACGAGGCCCTCGGCGGCCTGGACAGGAGGAGGGTGCAGTACGTGTTGGACTTCTTAAGCTCATGGAGGCGGGAGCTTATGACCGTCGCCGCCTTCGTCGGCGCGCCCCCCTCCCCGGAGCTCATGGGCATGTTCAACGCAGTATGGCATATCGGGGGCGGGAGAGCCGAGCTGTTGAAGTCGCGCCTCTTCCCGGCGCACAGATCATTCTGTGTTGAGAAGCGGGGGGAGGTCTATCGGCTGGCCGTTTGTCCCTAGGCGGCCACTGCCGTCAACCGCCGACTCACGTCGAGGGGCTCCCCCTCGCCCGCGCCTTCGCCGGTATCCAAGATATCTCGGGGGCGGACCCACGCGCATGGGGACAACGGCACTCGGCCTCCCTCCAGAGGTGGCTCCGGCCGGGGATCGTGGGACGGCCCCCTGCTGTAGGCACACGTCTAGGCCCGTCTGCGCCGAAACACAGACTCCTGGGGGAGGGGGGCTGTTCCATTTATTTATACAACAAGTATAGCTCATGAGATTGACCCTCGTGTTGATAGTGCTCCTCGTCGAGTACATCGCCTTGGCCGTAACGGCGTATATCGGCTACACGTACTACGCGGCCGTCCCCCGCTGGCTCATAGATACGTTGAGAGGGCAATTGAACTCCACAGTTACAGGCCCTTTGTCCATCTTCTTTCACAACCTCGTCATAATGACCGCCGACTCTGTCCCGTTCATAGGGCCCGCCTCGTTGGCCCTCTCACTCTCGGCCACCGGCTTCATCCTGGGAGTCTTCATGGGGTACTCGGGCGGCGGCTACTTGGCTCTGGCGTTGGCCTATCTAGCGACGGTTATGTTGCCCCACGGCATTCTGGAGCTCGCCTCGTACGCCTTCGCGACCGCAGGCTCTATAGACGCCACAAGGAGGCTCCTCTCCAAGAGGGGCGGCGCACTTAGGTCCTGGGCTATACACTACGCCGTTGCGGCAGCGCTGCTTCTCGCCGCGGCGTACATAGAGTGGTACGAGATAGTCGCGTTGAGGCCTATTCTTCACTCAATAATACATTAAATCTGCTCCTCAGACGGATATATGCAGATCTCGAGCCCGGCGTTCAGATTCGGAGAGGCTATACCCAAGAAGTACACATGCGACGGCGAGGACGTCTCGCCTCCTCTGACCATCGCCGACGTGCCGCCGAATGCCAAAGCGCTCGTCTTGATAATGGAGGATCCAGACGCGCCGATAGGGGTGTTCACCCACTGGGTCTTGTACAACGTTCCGCCCACTCTGACCGCCCTGCCTGAGGGAGTGCCCAAGAGGCCCGAGGTGACCGGCGTCGGCCTCCAAGGCGTCAACGACTTCGGCAGAGTCGGCTACGGAGGGCCTTGTCCGCCGCGCGGCCACGGACCCCACCGCTATTTCTTCAGGCTCTACGCCATAGACGTCCAGCTCCAGCTGCCGCCCAGGGCGAGGAAGGACGACGTGCTCGCGGCCATCAAGGGCCGCGTGTTGGCACAAACTGAATATATGGGAACTTACAAGAGATAGTATACTAAAAATATTATTTGTATTCGTTGAATATATAAATATATGTTTTCCTTCTCGCATGGCGAAGCAGAAGCTGAAGTTCTACGACATAAAGGCCAAGCAGGCGTTCGAGACAGACAAATACGAGACCGTCGAGAAGAACACCGCCAGAGGCCCCATGATATTCGCGGTCGCCACTTCGCCGTACACCGGCATTAAGGTCTGGAGACTGATCGGGAAAAAGAAATAACTGGAACTAAACCCCCTATTTTTTCATGGAATTTAACTATCGCTTAATCCTTATGTTGGGCGTCACCTCCCTTTTCGCAGACTGGCTCTACGAGGGAATGCGCGCCGCCCTTCCTCAGTACCTCAAAGCCCTTGGCGCATCCGCGCTCTTCGTGGGGCTGTTGTTCGGGGTTGGAGACGCGTTGGGCTACCTCCTTAGGTTCGCCACAGGCCCGTTGGCCGACAGACGGGGAGGCTACTGGGGGGAGACGTTCGCCGGATATGCCGCACAAGTCCTGGCCGTGGCCGGACTGGCGATCTTCCCGTCTCTGCCCGCCGCCGCCGGCCTGGCCCTATTGGAGAGATCCGCTAAGGCTTTGAGGACCCCCGCGAGGGACGCCATAATCTCTGCGGCGGGAGGCAGAAGGCAGAGCATGGCGTTTGGAATCCACGCGTCGATCGACCAGATAGGCGCCGTGCTCGGCGCTTTGACCTCGACTGTGTTGTTGGCGCTGGGCGTCGCGTATAGAGACCTCTTCTTGTTGCTCGCGTTGCCCGGCGCAGCGGCTCTGGCGACGCTCTGGCTCGCCTACAGCTCCAGACTGAGGCCTAGGCGAATAACTGGGGAGGGCCGGGGCAGTCTGCGGCTGCCGCTTCTTCTGTTCGCAGCCTCCCAGTTCATGTTCGGCGCCTCTCTGATGCACATCAGTCTGGAGATGTACGGAGAGACGGCGGCGTGGCTCGCCTCATCTATATATTTGGCCGCCATGGCCTTCGAGATACCTGCGTCGTTGTTGTGGGG includes:
- a CDS encoding YbhB/YbcL family Raf kinase inhibitor-like protein, giving the protein MQISSPAFRFGEAIPKKYTCDGEDVSPPLTIADVPPNAKALVLIMEDPDAPIGVFTHWVLYNVPPTLTALPEGVPKRPEVTGVGLQGVNDFGRVGYGGPCPPRGHGPHRYFFRLYAIDVQLQLPPRARKDDVLAAIKGRVLAQTEYMGTYKR
- a CDS encoding stage II sporulation protein M, whose protein sequence is MRLTLVLIVLLVEYIALAVTAYIGYTYYAAVPRWLIDTLRGQLNSTVTGPLSIFFHNLVIMTADSVPFIGPASLALSLSATGFILGVFMGYSGGGYLALALAYLATVMLPHGILELASYAFATAGSIDATRRLLSKRGGALRSWAIHYAVAAALLLAAAYIEWYEIVALRPILHSIIH
- the cc1 gene encoding DNA-binding protein CC1, whose translation is MAKQKLKFYDIKAKQAFETDKYETVEKNTARGPMIFAVATSPYTGIKVWRLIGKKK
- a CDS encoding MFS transporter codes for the protein MLGVTSLFADWLYEGMRAALPQYLKALGASALFVGLLFGVGDALGYLLRFATGPLADRRGGYWGETFAGYAAQVLAVAGLAIFPSLPAAAGLALLERSAKALRTPARDAIISAAGGRRQSMAFGIHASIDQIGAVLGALTSTVLLALGVAYRDLFLLLALPGAAALATLWLAYSSRLRPRRITGEGRGSLRLPLLLFAASQFMFGASLMHISLEMYGETAAWLASSIYLAAMAFEIPASLLWGRLHEGRRAVVFAGPPVAFLATLFFARGDLLGAFAGALAYSLATSYADIVAKAEAVRMSSGGRATALGAVNAAFGLGYIAAGGIYGYLLQEGLLAWAPAASLCLAAGSFLFAYLSLRSL